A window of the Brassica napus cultivar Da-Ae chromosome A2, Da-Ae, whole genome shotgun sequence genome harbors these coding sequences:
- the LOC106430544 gene encoding uncharacterized protein LOC106430544, producing MADFLQKAIGAMSIEDEEPLVLPDSPQFTVVDANETSLLGRLLNPECQSMARMIDYMPTAWRVYGRVRGIALSRDRFQFVFQREEDLVTVLNDRPWSYNHWAMVLERWTASPPVDFLNTMEIWIRIRNIPQIHFTSETMYKLASEIGKVEVIAYDPKVSHTKEYIRAKITFHVDNPVKAARKLALKSGGTVTIEYDYEKIHKRCFHCLRLTHEKIRCPFLRKGQIKSNGGSSSSAITPNKIPSMPAVINQARDEALVAPPGFAPLFPELSPTDQKMAMLYISHSDETERNARILRVRQGIEDNAKESSLRLIRITNEIDKGKGHVFHYPENINYQGDSCKLFRAGAQLLLGSIEDEAESSAKAPDTMSAPILVSSGFQLGPSSEGRASGNLSFGKAPRIRPPSWKRKANPMKRNSVAGPALKDQDQTAANGSKRKQGVSASAVDNKSPKYTESSVASVLKPLQPQ from the coding sequence ATGGCTGATTTCTTACAAAAAGCTATTGGTGCTATGTCGATTGAAGATGAGGAACCGCTGGTGCTCCCGGACAGTCCTCAGTTTACGGTCGTGGATGCGAATGAGACCAGTCTGCTTGGTCGCCTTCTCAACCCAGAGTGCCAATCCATGGCTCGCATGATCGACTATATGCCCACTGCGTGGAGGGTTTATGGAAGGGTCCGAGGTATAGCGTTATCTCGTGATCGTTTTCAGTTTGTGTTCCAAAGAGAGGAAGATCTGGTGACTGTTCTGAATGATCGTCCGTGGTCATACAATCACTGGGCGATGGTGCTTGAAAGATGGACCGCTTCTCCTCCTGTGGACTTTCTGAACACAATGGAGATTTGGATCCGTATTCGGAATATTCCGCAGATTCACTTCACATCGGAAACTATGTATAAGCTTGCCTCGGAGATAGGTAAAGTAGAGGTGATTGCCTATGATCCAAAAGTCTCCCATACTAAAGAGTATATCAGGGCAAAGATTACTTTCCATGTGGATAATCCAGTTAAAGCGGCGAGGAAGTTGGCGCTGAAATCAGGTGGAACTGTCACCATTGAATATGATTATGAAAAGATTCATAAGCGTTGCTTTCACTGTCTGAGGCTAACACATGAGAAGATCCGATGTCCTTTCCTCAGAAAGGGGCAGATAAAGTCTAATGGTGGGAGCTCGAGTTCTGCGATTACTCCTAATAAAATTCCTAGTATGCCTGCGGTGATCAACCAAGCGAGAGATGAAGCTTTGGTGGCTCCACCGGGTTTCGCACCACTGTTCCCTGAACTATCCCCTACTGACCAGAAGATGGCTATGCTCTATATATCTCATTCTGATGAGACTGAGCGTAATGCAAGGATCCTGAGGGTGCGACAGGGCATTGAGGACAATGCAAAAGAGTCGTCCTTGCGACTAATAAGGATTACGAATGAGATTGATAAAGGCAAGGGTCATGTTTTCCATTACCCTGAAAACATCAACTATCAGGGAGATAGTTGTAAGCTTTTTCGTGCTGGTGCTCAGCTGCTGCTTGGAAGTATTGAAGATGAAGCTGAATCATCTGCGAAAGCTCCTGATACCATGTCAGCCCCTATCCTTGTTTCGTCGGGTTTTCAGCTTGGCCCCTCTTCGGAGGGGCGTGCTTCCGGAAACTTAAGCTTTGGCAAAGCTCCAAGGATCCGTCCTCCATCTTGGAAGAGGAAAGCAAACCCCATGAAAAGGAACTCTGTCGCTGGACCTGCCTTGAAAGATCAAGATCAGACGGCTGCAAATGGTTCGAAGAGGAAGCAGGGTGTGTCAGCTTCAGCCGTGGACAACAAATCTCCAAAGTACACAGAATCTTCGGTGGCTTCCGTATTGAAGCCGCTGCAGCCGCAATGA